One window of the Niallia circulans genome contains the following:
- a CDS encoding GNAT family N-acetyltransferase, whose product MDPYIIREVTEKAEIQLVVSLQDSIWGRTNTTPYPFLVASIHNGGMIIGAFLKEELVGFCYSFPGFHQKEIYLVSHMMAVKAKDRNAGLGFKMKVKQKEMALKRGYSKIIWTFDPLESRNANLNIAKLGGVVKTYYPNHYGSMEDELNGGLPSDRFLLEWDIGKLSVNPHPAGEQIPSLVTWKTIKEIPIPLSFELLSKKADTYKVPVPKNIHTIKEKDFATAEKWRMMLRNVFTHLFSRGYIIHSYHKTNELVNYYIVSLNKENE is encoded by the coding sequence GTGGATCCTTATATAATAAGAGAAGTAACTGAAAAAGCTGAAATCCAACTGGTAGTTTCCCTTCAAGATTCAATTTGGGGCAGGACTAATACTACACCCTATCCATTTTTAGTTGCCTCTATTCATAATGGTGGAATGATTATAGGGGCTTTTTTGAAAGAAGAACTGGTAGGCTTTTGCTATAGTTTCCCTGGTTTTCATCAAAAGGAAATCTATTTAGTGTCCCATATGATGGCAGTGAAAGCAAAGGATAGAAATGCTGGATTGGGCTTTAAAATGAAAGTAAAACAAAAGGAAATGGCCTTGAAACGTGGCTATTCAAAAATTATTTGGACTTTTGATCCGCTAGAATCACGGAATGCCAATCTAAATATAGCGAAACTAGGAGGGGTAGTGAAAACATATTATCCTAATCATTACGGATCCATGGAGGATGAATTAAACGGAGGCCTTCCTTCAGACAGGTTTTTGTTAGAGTGGGATATTGGGAAACTATCAGTAAATCCTCATCCGGCAGGAGAGCAAATTCCATCACTTGTTACTTGGAAAACGATAAAAGAAATCCCTATTCCTTTATCTTTTGAACTCCTATCCAAAAAAGCGGATACCTATAAGGTTCCTGTTCCTAAAAATATACATACAATAAAAGAAAAAGATTTTGCCACAGCCGAAAAGTGGCGTATGATGCTTAGGAATGTTTTTACTCATTTGTTTTCAAGGGGATATATCATTCACAGCTATCACAAGACAAATGAACTAGTGAATTATTATATTGTAAGCTTAAACAAAGAGAATGAATGA
- a CDS encoding tetratricopeptide repeat protein, protein MDNSQLGIQYMQEGKWEEAAKIFMEEIEKNPNNAVSYVNFGNVLSALGDDTRALSFYQKAIEIDDTTAAAYYSAGTVYYEKENLESAKNMFELALEKGLESSDNFFMLGLTYVGLDKGKLAIPYFQRAVELNSQDAEAFFQLGLCLAQNEYIEEAITQFQSCLALDATHADAYYNLGVAYGFKEETAKAVEMFNKALEIQPDHLLAGYGKQIIEEK, encoded by the coding sequence ATGGATAATAGTCAATTAGGAATACAATATATGCAAGAAGGCAAATGGGAAGAAGCGGCAAAAATTTTTATGGAAGAGATTGAGAAAAATCCGAACAATGCAGTTTCTTACGTTAATTTTGGCAATGTTTTATCAGCTTTAGGTGATGATACAAGAGCATTATCTTTCTACCAAAAGGCGATTGAAATAGATGATACAACGGCTGCAGCCTATTATAGTGCAGGAACCGTTTATTATGAAAAAGAAAATTTAGAATCCGCAAAGAATATGTTTGAACTAGCATTAGAAAAGGGACTAGAATCAAGTGATAATTTCTTTATGCTTGGACTTACTTATGTTGGTTTAGATAAAGGGAAATTGGCAATCCCTTATTTTCAAAGAGCAGTTGAACTAAATAGTCAAGATGCAGAGGCGTTCTTTCAACTAGGGCTCTGTTTGGCACAAAATGAATATATTGAAGAAGCAATTACACAATTTCAATCCTGTCTAGCATTAGATGCCACTCATGCAGATGCTTATTATAATTTAGGGGTTGCCTATGGTTTTAAAGAAGAAACAGCGAAAGCAGTCGAAATGTTCAATAAGGCGCTAGAAATCCAGCCAGATCATCTTCTTGCTGGTTACGGAAAGCAAATTATCGAAGAAAAGTAA
- the mnmA gene encoding tRNA 2-thiouridine(34) synthase MnmA has protein sequence MEKAPKDTRVVVGMSGGVDSSVAALLLKEQGYDVIGIFMKNWDDTDEFGVCTATEDYEDVIRVCNQLEIPYYAVNFEKQYWDKVFTYFLDEYKAGRTPNPDVMCNKEIKFKAFLEHAMSLGADYLATGHYAQVVREDGQVRMLRGKDDNKDQTYFLNQLTEEQLSKVMFPIGGMEKSKVRELAAKANLATATKKDSTGICFIGERNFKEFLSGYLPAQKGNMETMDGEVIGRHDGLMYYTIGQRHGLGIGGSGEPWFVIGKDLKRNVLYVGQGFHHELLYSDSIIATNVSWVSKDRIGTSFECTAKFRYRQPDNKVTVEVIDENTVKVIFHEPIRAVTPGQAVVFYQGEECLGGGTIDKVFRDNERLTYVG, from the coding sequence ATGGAAAAAGCACCAAAAGATACCCGGGTAGTAGTAGGAATGTCTGGTGGAGTTGACTCATCAGTTGCTGCGTTACTTTTAAAAGAACAAGGCTATGATGTTATCGGTATATTCATGAAAAACTGGGACGATACAGACGAATTCGGTGTCTGCACTGCAACGGAGGATTATGAAGATGTCATTCGTGTCTGCAATCAGTTAGAGATTCCTTATTATGCGGTGAACTTTGAAAAACAATACTGGGATAAAGTGTTCACTTATTTTCTTGATGAATATAAAGCGGGGAGAACACCTAATCCCGATGTAATGTGTAATAAAGAAATTAAATTTAAAGCTTTCTTAGAGCATGCAATGAGTCTTGGAGCTGATTATCTTGCAACAGGGCACTATGCACAAGTAGTCAGAGAAGATGGTCAAGTGCGCATGCTTAGAGGGAAAGATGATAATAAAGACCAAACATATTTTTTAAATCAACTAACAGAAGAACAATTAAGCAAAGTAATGTTCCCTATTGGCGGCATGGAAAAATCAAAGGTTCGTGAACTTGCTGCTAAAGCAAATCTTGCGACAGCAACCAAAAAAGACAGCACAGGTATCTGTTTCATAGGAGAGCGTAATTTCAAAGAATTCTTAAGTGGATATCTTCCTGCGCAAAAAGGAAATATGGAAACAATGGATGGAGAAGTAATTGGCCGTCACGATGGACTTATGTATTATACAATCGGGCAAAGACATGGTCTTGGCATTGGCGGAAGTGGAGAACCTTGGTTTGTTATCGGCAAGGATTTAAAACGGAATGTCTTATATGTAGGTCAAGGATTCCATCACGAGTTGCTTTATTCTGACAGCATTATTGCGACCAACGTTAGCTGGGTATCCAAAGATCGCATTGGTACATCATTTGAATGTACAGCTAAATTTCGTTACCGTCAACCAGATAATAAAGTAACGGTAGAGGTTATCGATGAAAATACAGTCAAAGTTATCTTCCACGAACCAATTCGTGCTGTAACGCCAGGACAAGCAGTTGTATTCTATCAAGGAGAAGAATGCTTAGGCGGAGGAACAATTGATAAAGTGTTCCGTGATAATGAAAGATTAACATATGTAGGTTAA
- the cymR gene encoding cysteine metabolism transcriptional regulator CymR — MKISTKGRYGLTIMMELAKKHGEGPISLKSIAQTNNLSEHYLEQLVAPLRNAGYVRSIRGAYGGYVLGDEPNKITAGDIIRILEGPISPVEGIEDEEPAKKALWMKIRDAVKDVLDSTTIEDLANHQEDDNSDGYMFYI, encoded by the coding sequence ATGAAAATATCTACAAAAGGAAGATATGGATTAACTATTATGATGGAGTTAGCAAAAAAGCACGGAGAGGGACCGATTTCATTAAAATCAATTGCTCAAACCAATAATTTATCCGAGCATTACTTGGAACAATTAGTTGCTCCGTTGCGTAATGCTGGGTATGTGCGCAGTATTCGTGGAGCATATGGTGGATATGTATTAGGTGATGAACCGAATAAAATTACTGCTGGAGATATTATTCGGATATTAGAAGGACCTATAAGTCCTGTCGAGGGAATCGAAGATGAAGAACCAGCTAAGAAAGCTTTATGGATGAAAATCAGAGATGCGGTAAAAGATGTATTAGATTCAACCACAATTGAAGACCTAGCTAACCATCAAGAAGACGATAACTCAGATGGTTATATGTTTTATATTTAA
- the menC gene encoding o-succinylbenzoate synthase encodes MKIDKIEVQHVKMPLVSPFKTSFGELLEKDFLIIKIYSGEHIGYGESVALPDPTYSEETTGTVIYMLNEFLIPLLFKDEITHPDEVSVRFAPIRRNNMAKAALEGAIWDLYSKQQGISLSKALGGIQTSIDVGVSIGIEPTTDMLLTKVERFLNEGYKKIKVKIKPGYDLEPLAKIRQTFGYDIPLMADANSAYTLADIERIKELDPLKLMMIEQPLAYDDIIDHSILQSELATPICLDESIHSVEDARKAIELGSCKIINIKIGRVGGLTEAKKIHDVCKKHDIPVWCGGMLEGGIGRAHNIAITSLPAFTIAGDTSASNRYWKKDIICPEVTLSTPGKIEVPKGAGIGFDLNEAVINQHLISKKEYANPFI; translated from the coding sequence GTGAAAATTGATAAAATTGAAGTCCAACATGTGAAAATGCCGCTGGTTAGTCCGTTTAAGACAAGTTTTGGTGAACTGTTAGAAAAGGATTTTCTGATCATTAAAATATATAGTGGTGAGCACATTGGGTATGGAGAGTCTGTCGCTTTACCTGATCCTACTTATAGCGAGGAAACAACTGGAACTGTTATTTATATGCTAAACGAGTTTTTGATACCACTCTTGTTTAAAGATGAGATAACGCACCCAGATGAAGTTTCAGTAAGATTCGCTCCAATCAGAAGAAATAATATGGCAAAAGCAGCTTTAGAAGGAGCAATATGGGATTTATATAGTAAACAGCAAGGTATTTCTCTTTCGAAAGCGCTTGGAGGTATTCAAACATCGATTGATGTTGGGGTAAGTATTGGAATCGAACCAACTACAGACATGCTTTTAACAAAAGTGGAACGCTTTTTGAATGAGGGCTATAAAAAGATTAAAGTGAAAATTAAACCTGGCTATGACTTAGAGCCTTTAGCAAAAATAAGACAAACCTTTGGTTATGACATCCCACTAATGGCAGATGCGAATTCTGCCTATACGTTAGCAGATATCGAGCGAATTAAAGAATTAGATCCACTTAAGTTGATGATGATTGAACAGCCATTAGCATATGATGATATTATTGATCATTCTATTTTGCAAAGTGAGCTCGCAACACCAATATGTTTGGATGAAAGTATTCATTCAGTAGAAGATGCTCGAAAAGCGATTGAATTAGGAAGCTGTAAAATAATAAATATTAAGATTGGCCGTGTCGGCGGTTTGACGGAAGCTAAGAAAATACATGATGTATGTAAAAAACACGATATTCCTGTATGGTGTGGCGGCATGCTGGAAGGCGGAATCGGAAGAGCGCATAATATCGCGATAACCTCCCTTCCGGCTTTTACAATTGCGGGGGATACATCTGCATCGAATCGATACTGGAAAAAAGATATTATTTGTCCAGAGGTCACATTGTCTACGCCAGGCAAAATAGAAGTACCAAAAGGAGCCGGTATTGGGTTCGATTTAAACGAAGCAGTGATTAATCAGCATTTAATTTCAAAGAAGGAATATGCTAATCCATTCATTTAA
- a CDS encoding YczE/YyaS/YitT family protein: MKSLIGQDKPVQRLFIFIIGLLIMSLGIVLIITANLGSAPWDVLNIGLHIQFGLTIGSWAIIVGFLILLIAAILSKKLPPFGALLNMVLVGVFIDFFLLLPFMNTPSTLYQKWIMFLIGLIIMGYGMGFYISAKLGAGPRDSLMIVLSEKFGGGIARTRLLMEAIVLIIGWILGGPVSWGTIIYAALIGRVAGWSIPQCTKWTNYILDRNKRTVNNIHQHNMEREAK, from the coding sequence ATGAAATCATTAATAGGCCAAGATAAACCAGTTCAACGACTTTTTATTTTTATTATAGGGCTTTTGATTATGTCATTAGGCATTGTATTAATTATTACTGCAAATTTAGGTTCAGCCCCATGGGATGTTTTGAATATTGGATTGCATATTCAGTTTGGTCTGACCATCGGCAGCTGGGCAATAATAGTTGGTTTTTTAATCCTATTGATAGCTGCCATCCTTTCAAAAAAACTTCCTCCTTTTGGTGCTTTATTAAATATGGTGTTAGTAGGAGTATTTATTGATTTTTTCCTACTACTTCCCTTTATGAATACCCCTTCGACCCTTTATCAAAAATGGATTATGTTTTTAATTGGATTGATTATAATGGGCTATGGAATGGGATTCTATATTTCTGCGAAACTTGGTGCAGGACCGCGAGATAGTCTTATGATTGTCTTATCGGAAAAATTTGGCGGGGGCATAGCAAGAACGAGATTATTAATGGAGGCAATTGTTTTAATAATAGGATGGATACTTGGTGGACCTGTATCATGGGGAACGATTATCTATGCTGCCTTAATAGGAAGAGTTGCAGGATGGAGTATCCCACAGTGTACAAAATGGACGAACTATATATTGGACCGAAATAAAAGAACGGTGAATAATATTCACCAACATAATATGGAGCGGGAGGCAAAATAA
- a CDS encoding cysteine desulfurase family protein: protein MEHIYVDHAATSPMHPKVIDRMYEVMKDQFGNPSSIHAYGRQARNILDNARAVVASSIGAHENEIIFTSGGTEADNYAIFGIAEGKEAKGKHIITTEIEHHAVLHACQELEKKGYEVTYLSVNEYGLIDLNEFKAALREDTILVTIMYGNNEVGAIQPIKEIGLLLKDHPAVFHTDAVQAYGLEDIDVKEQHIDLLSVSSHKINGPKGIGFLYVKNGIKLNPQLFGGEQEKKRRAGTENVPSLAGFQLAVEISQQDRLQKREQFKKYKEILIGILKDNNISFKQNGLVDNTLPHVLNLSFPGTNVEAMLVNLDLAGIAASSGSACTAGSIEPSHVLVSMFGKESERTKNSIRFSFGLNNTEQQIEKVGHELVKIINRLTK, encoded by the coding sequence TTGGAACATATTTATGTGGATCATGCGGCAACTTCACCCATGCATCCAAAAGTAATCGATAGAATGTATGAAGTCATGAAAGATCAATTTGGTAATCCTTCAAGTATTCATGCCTATGGAAGACAGGCAAGAAATATATTGGATAATGCTAGAGCAGTAGTTGCTTCTAGTATAGGTGCACACGAAAATGAAATTATTTTTACGAGCGGTGGTACAGAGGCAGATAATTACGCTATCTTTGGAATTGCAGAAGGCAAAGAAGCGAAAGGAAAACATATTATTACAACGGAAATTGAACACCATGCTGTATTGCATGCTTGCCAAGAATTAGAGAAAAAGGGCTACGAGGTTACTTATCTTTCTGTAAATGAATACGGACTAATAGATTTGAATGAATTCAAAGCAGCATTAAGAGAAGATACTATTCTTGTTACGATTATGTATGGCAATAACGAAGTGGGTGCGATTCAACCGATAAAAGAAATAGGCTTATTGTTAAAAGATCATCCTGCTGTCTTCCACACAGATGCGGTACAAGCCTATGGTTTAGAAGATATTGATGTAAAAGAACAGCACATCGACCTTTTATCCGTTTCTTCTCATAAGATTAATGGTCCTAAAGGAATAGGTTTTTTATATGTTAAGAACGGCATTAAACTAAATCCTCAATTATTTGGTGGCGAACAAGAGAAAAAAAGAAGAGCTGGAACTGAGAATGTTCCTTCTTTAGCAGGCTTTCAGCTAGCAGTAGAAATTTCTCAACAGGATAGATTGCAAAAGAGAGAGCAGTTTAAAAAGTATAAAGAAATCCTAATTGGTATCTTAAAAGATAATAATATTTCATTTAAACAAAACGGATTAGTTGATAATACCTTGCCACATGTTTTAAACTTAAGCTTTCCCGGTACAAATGTGGAAGCAATGTTAGTTAATCTTGACTTAGCAGGTATTGCTGCTTCGAGTGGTTCCGCATGTACTGCTGGATCAATCGAACCTTCTCATGTGTTAGTAAGCATGTTTGGCAAAGAATCGGAAAGAACAAAAAATTCCATTCGATTTAGCTTTGGATTAAATAATACGGAACAACAAATAGAAAAGGTCGGTCATGAGTTAGTCAAAATCATTAACCGTCTGACAAAATGA
- a CDS encoding helix-turn-helix transcriptional regulator, producing the protein MFRKTIFKKLFLSFSVVIIIYTSIILFVTISQEYSQNRLEINKLNEMFLERESNIIDYRLDVSLNVVKLLSQQDVIAEFLKENQFNYSVYSKMFNELTGNHFSNDQLGFNLAVLKDYGTDVTSSDGYFLFKDYMKFIHMDENITELEAFMDLKGNNDLQCYDAKDKLVIVNKIYYQQEKQYLYFFIVWEKKDLLMSNLPDANSILAMVDSSVLASTTIMGENVLASFLPVKKTNENQIVYRSVNKYDGYQKRSNAIPTIHYLYITNVHTGIGLPIHTLTSIGVILIVLLLLGFVLTTTLSRKSYSPIEEIIKNIKSGEEKNSSDSYIKNELDYIISKIHIINKTNQNLVQLQQSSLVDLQENFLKNIIYENYDKQNMERRLKLLQLDPFSQGGILAIITMQGISEWESNLSEGNILTLRKKVLALCNEKETNQKFISFPIDYKHFCLFFAEKNQHLILDVLHRMIGRIEQELGVEITFTLSQAFPSLSELPKIFKSSFQLMEQKYSFIDTKSLCSSHIPLSSGKDYSYSVETESILINFMQKRELKHAKKLINEIVETNFREESMDIYNIYNIYDFRNALINTIKRILNKCNLSFSDFLKNNKALFFHLNSSDIEILKNTFIDIFNELMLLLEEKHSIKLSTVESVLRYIQENYTSDLSLGEVADHFQLSESYVSKLIKDHLKSSFKNYVNQLKVEKSKILLESGKYMVSEVGEMVGCKNVNTFIRIFKQQEGITPGKYVINKMAK; encoded by the coding sequence ATGTTTCGGAAAACTATTTTTAAGAAACTATTTCTATCATTCTCCGTGGTTATCATTATCTATACTTCTATTATTTTGTTTGTGACTATCTCGCAAGAATATTCCCAAAATCGGCTTGAAATAAATAAATTAAATGAAATGTTTTTGGAAAGAGAAAGTAATATAATTGACTATCGCCTAGATGTTTCCTTAAATGTGGTCAAGCTGTTATCCCAGCAAGATGTTATTGCGGAATTTTTAAAGGAAAATCAGTTTAATTATAGTGTCTATAGTAAAATGTTTAATGAGTTAACAGGCAATCATTTTTCAAACGATCAGTTAGGTTTTAATCTTGCTGTTTTAAAAGATTATGGGACAGATGTAACTAGTTCAGATGGTTATTTTTTGTTTAAAGACTATATGAAATTTATCCATATGGATGAGAATATCACAGAGTTAGAAGCTTTTATGGATTTAAAGGGAAACAATGATTTACAGTGTTATGACGCCAAAGATAAACTAGTTATTGTCAATAAAATCTATTATCAGCAGGAAAAGCAATATCTCTATTTTTTCATTGTGTGGGAGAAAAAGGACTTATTAATGAGCAATTTACCAGATGCGAATAGTATTCTTGCGATGGTTGATTCGTCTGTCTTAGCCTCTACAACCATTATGGGAGAAAACGTACTAGCTAGTTTTTTACCGGTGAAAAAAACCAATGAAAATCAAATTGTCTATCGCTCGGTTAATAAATACGATGGCTATCAAAAGCGCTCCAATGCGATACCAACTATTCATTATTTATATATAACGAATGTACATACAGGAATTGGATTACCAATTCATACCCTTACCAGTATCGGAGTAATTTTGATTGTCCTTCTTTTGTTAGGTTTTGTTCTAACTACCACTTTAAGCAGAAAATCATATTCACCCATTGAAGAAATTATCAAAAATATTAAAAGTGGAGAGGAAAAAAATAGTTCGGACAGTTATATAAAAAATGAGTTGGATTATATTATCTCTAAAATTCATATTATCAATAAAACCAATCAGAACTTAGTACAGCTTCAACAAAGCTCATTAGTTGATTTGCAAGAAAACTTTCTCAAAAACATCATTTATGAAAATTATGATAAGCAGAATATGGAGAGAAGGTTGAAACTCCTGCAATTAGATCCATTCAGTCAGGGCGGCATTCTTGCCATTATAACCATGCAGGGGATTTCTGAATGGGAATCCAATTTAAGCGAAGGGAATATTTTAACATTAAGGAAAAAAGTACTAGCTTTATGCAATGAAAAAGAAACCAATCAAAAATTTATTTCTTTTCCCATTGATTATAAACATTTTTGTTTGTTTTTTGCAGAAAAAAATCAGCATCTTATTTTAGATGTTTTACATCGAATGATTGGGAGGATAGAGCAAGAATTAGGAGTAGAAATTACTTTTACCCTCTCACAAGCCTTTCCATCTTTAAGCGAATTGCCAAAAATATTTAAATCTTCCTTTCAGCTTATGGAACAGAAATACTCTTTTATTGATACAAAATCTCTATGCAGCAGCCATATTCCATTATCATCTGGGAAAGATTATTCCTATAGTGTAGAAACGGAAAGTATTTTAATAAATTTTATGCAGAAAAGAGAGTTGAAGCATGCCAAGAAATTGATAAATGAGATAGTTGAAACAAATTTTAGAGAAGAAAGCATGGATATATATAATATATATAATATATATGATTTTCGAAATGCTCTCATCAATACGATAAAAAGAATTTTAAATAAATGTAATCTGTCTTTTAGTGATTTTTTAAAGAATAATAAAGCGCTATTCTTTCATTTAAACAGTTCTGATATCGAGATACTAAAAAATACCTTCATCGATATATTCAATGAGTTAATGTTACTTCTAGAAGAAAAGCACTCCATTAAACTTTCTACAGTTGAAAGTGTTCTTCGTTATATTCAAGAAAATTACACAAGCGATCTATCTTTAGGCGAAGTAGCAGATCATTTTCAATTAAGTGAATCCTATGTTAGCAAGTTGATTAAAGATCATTTAAAATCCTCGTTTAAAAATTATGTAAATCAATTGAAAGTAGAGAAATCAAAAATTTTATTGGAATCGGGTAAATATATGGTATCAGAGGTTGGTGAAATGGTTGGCTGTAAAAATGTGAATACTTTTATTAGGATTTTTAAGCAGCAGGAAGGAATAACGCCAGGAAAATATGTTATTAATAAAATGGCTAAATAA
- a CDS encoding M20 peptidase aminoacylase family protein: MHEQIDSWVDGKKEEIIAMYQFLHNHAEISWEEVETTKFIKNELEKLSIPYQLFDDQTGIVGEWGKGNNPVIGLRADMDALWQQVNGEWKANHSCGHDAHTTILLFTLRCLKELGVEPNGKIKCLFQPAEETGAGAISFINKGLLDDIDYLLGLHVRPIQEMRMGECSPAIYHGAAASFKGKLYGMQAHAARPHLGINVIDSLTAINMAIRSIPLNPIIPASAKMTFVQAGGKNFNIIPDYAEFGIDVRAQTNEEMEQLISRLESQVKLAGEANGARVELELLSDMPAATPNKLMEEIAAESIKEILGAKGLVKPPVTPGGEDFHYYAKVKEQLQTTMIGLGTDLQPGLHHPDMYFQLESLLHGIKIMALSAVKLMEEKQ; encoded by the coding sequence ATGCACGAACAAATAGACAGCTGGGTAGATGGGAAAAAGGAAGAGATAATAGCTATGTATCAGTTTCTTCATAATCATGCAGAAATAAGCTGGGAAGAAGTCGAAACAACGAAATTTATAAAAAATGAGCTGGAGAAATTATCCATTCCCTATCAATTATTCGATGATCAAACTGGGATTGTTGGGGAATGGGGGAAAGGAAATAATCCTGTTATAGGGTTGCGAGCAGATATGGATGCATTATGGCAGCAAGTGAATGGAGAATGGAAGGCCAATCATTCATGTGGTCATGATGCACACACGACGATTTTGCTTTTTACCTTAAGATGTCTGAAGGAACTAGGCGTAGAACCAAATGGGAAAATAAAGTGCCTGTTCCAACCTGCTGAAGAGACTGGTGCAGGGGCAATTTCCTTTATTAATAAAGGGCTTCTAGACGATATTGATTATTTATTAGGATTACATGTGCGACCAATTCAAGAAATGAGAATGGGAGAATGTTCTCCTGCAATCTATCATGGAGCAGCGGCAAGCTTTAAAGGAAAACTATATGGAATGCAGGCACATGCCGCAAGACCGCATTTAGGGATAAACGTTATCGACAGTCTTACAGCTATTAATATGGCTATTCGTTCTATTCCGTTGAACCCGATTATCCCTGCTTCTGCAAAAATGACTTTTGTCCAGGCGGGAGGAAAGAATTTTAATATTATCCCCGATTATGCGGAGTTTGGCATCGATGTTCGTGCCCAAACCAATGAAGAGATGGAACAATTGATTTCCAGACTTGAAAGCCAAGTGAAACTTGCAGGTGAAGCGAATGGTGCTCGAGTTGAATTAGAACTTCTATCCGATATGCCAGCAGCAACACCAAATAAATTGATGGAAGAAATAGCAGCTGAAAGCATTAAAGAAATACTAGGAGCGAAAGGGCTTGTGAAGCCTCCAGTAACACCTGGTGGAGAAGATTTTCATTATTATGCGAAAGTAAAGGAACAACTGCAAACAACAATGATTGGCTTAGGCACAGATTTACAGCCCGGATTACATCACCCAGACATGTATTTTCAGTTAGAAAGCCTACTGCATGGGATAAAAATCATGGCTTTATCGGCAGTAAAATTAATGGAAGAAAAACAATAG